One genomic segment of Deinococcus roseus includes these proteins:
- a CDS encoding IS3 family transposase: MTVADQRKAAQLLVAEGLSERRSARLLNLHRSMLRYQSRKVRDEVLEKRLRELAELYPVYGYRRMHQVLLREGMVINKKKVQRVWRELGFLRSQKVSPRKIRTGATLPEAATQPNEVWSYDFIFDRTVRGETLKFLVLIDEFTRECLSLTVKANFRSIDVQEVLRSVIQTRGAPDFLRSDNGSEFIASELRIFLGLLGVGTRYIEPGKPWQNGKTESFNARFREEIPHP, from the coding sequence GTGACGGTAGCCGACCAGCGGAAAGCGGCACAACTGCTGGTCGCAGAAGGCCTCAGTGAGCGTCGCTCAGCCCGTCTCTTGAACCTTCACCGCTCGATGCTGCGCTACCAGAGCCGCAAGGTCAGAGACGAGGTGCTGGAGAAGCGTCTGAGGGAACTTGCCGAGCTTTACCCGGTCTATGGCTATCGGAGAATGCACCAGGTGCTGCTCAGAGAAGGGATGGTGATCAATAAGAAGAAAGTCCAGCGTGTCTGGAGGGAGCTAGGTTTTCTTCGCTCTCAGAAGGTCTCCCCACGCAAGATCCGCACTGGAGCAACCCTGCCTGAAGCTGCCACTCAGCCCAATGAGGTGTGGTCGTACGACTTCATTTTCGACCGTACTGTGCGAGGTGAAACCCTGAAATTCCTGGTCCTGATCGATGAATTCACCAGGGAATGTCTCTCCCTGACGGTGAAAGCTAACTTCAGATCCATCGATGTGCAGGAGGTCCTCAGGTCGGTGATCCAGACCCGTGGCGCTCCTGACTTCCTGAGATCGGACAATGGCAGCGAGTTCATTGCTTCTGAGTTGAGGATTTTTCTCGGCCTGCTGGGCGTAGGGACCAGATACATTGAGCCTGGGAAACCCTGGCAGAATGGCAAAACGGAAAGTTTTAATGCCAGATTCCGAGAGGAGATCCCTCATCCTTGA
- a CDS encoding recombinase family protein has protein sequence MVRLVFRKFREIGTVSGVLKYLVYHDLQMPVRRLGKKHDQELTWQRPNRMTLLNLLHHPIYAGAYSYGRKKLDPRRQKAGRPYTGQVVQERSNWHAFIPDHFPSYITWDEYLHHQEQLHENQMRRFTKGAPRAGTALLSGLVFCGKCGQRMQSHYNQKCFSYGCSRLNMDYAEPVCQFCVGQPIDRWVVEQVLEALKPASLEVSLTTLQHLERDRKDLEKLWQQRLERAHFEAERCRRQYDRVEPENRLVARTLEREWEEKLTAEQKLKEEYHRFQAAQPRVLSSEDLQRIRDLSQDIPQLWFSTTTTDLERKAILRQVVQKVTVEVQQKSEQVRVDIQWVGGLVTSGTTIKPVAKLEQLSYYPDLMKLVKAHVEQGTLVKDLVNVLNETDFRPPKRIRMWNITAVRSLIRRAQKVGGTQQSLPVPLGHWWRLKDLASWLGMPGITLHRWVTMEQVLAKRNEKGKWLVWADETEVLRLRKIRQTPRSEVNRNKWLEQFTSKKPSG, from the coding sequence AAATATCTGGTTTACCATGACCTGCAAATGCCAGTTCGAAGACTTGGCAAAAAGCATGACCAGGAACTGACCTGGCAGAGACCCAATCGGATGACCTTGCTCAACCTCTTACATCACCCCATCTATGCGGGTGCTTACAGTTATGGACGCAAAAAATTAGATCCACGCAGGCAAAAAGCGGGACGACCTTACACGGGACAGGTGGTGCAAGAGCGCTCCAATTGGCATGCTTTTATTCCAGATCATTTTCCGAGCTATATCACCTGGGACGAGTATTTGCACCATCAGGAACAGCTTCACGAAAATCAGATGCGTCGTTTCACCAAGGGCGCACCCAGGGCTGGTACCGCTTTGCTTTCAGGACTGGTGTTCTGTGGAAAGTGTGGTCAGCGAATGCAATCCCACTACAACCAAAAATGCTTTTCCTACGGTTGTAGCCGCCTGAACATGGACTATGCCGAGCCGGTGTGCCAATTCTGCGTGGGGCAGCCCATTGATCGCTGGGTGGTCGAACAGGTGCTGGAAGCCTTAAAACCCGCCAGTCTGGAGGTTTCTCTGACCACCTTGCAACATTTAGAGCGGGATCGCAAGGACCTGGAGAAACTGTGGCAGCAACGTCTGGAACGGGCTCACTTCGAAGCAGAACGTTGTAGAAGGCAATATGACCGGGTGGAGCCTGAGAACCGCCTGGTGGCCCGTACTCTGGAACGGGAGTGGGAAGAAAAGCTAACTGCAGAACAGAAATTAAAGGAGGAATACCACCGTTTTCAGGCTGCACAACCCAGAGTGCTGAGTTCTGAGGACCTTCAGCGCATTCGAGACCTCAGTCAGGACATTCCGCAATTGTGGTTTTCTACCACCACCACAGATCTGGAACGCAAAGCCATTCTGAGACAGGTGGTTCAGAAAGTCACCGTGGAAGTCCAGCAGAAATCAGAGCAGGTCCGCGTGGATATCCAATGGGTGGGGGGTTTGGTAACGTCTGGGACAACCATTAAGCCTGTTGCAAAACTGGAACAGCTGAGCTATTACCCAGACCTGATGAAGTTAGTGAAAGCACATGTTGAGCAAGGCACTTTGGTGAAAGACCTGGTCAATGTGCTCAATGAGACGGATTTTCGACCTCCCAAAAGGATTCGGATGTGGAATATCACAGCTGTCCGAAGCCTGATTCGACGTGCCCAAAAAGTAGGGGGAACACAGCAGAGCCTGCCAGTTCCTTTGGGTCACTGGTGGAGACTCAAAGATCTGGCTTCCTGGCTGGGCATGCCGGGAATCACCTTGCATCGCTGGGTCACCATGGAGCAAGTCCTGGCGAAGAGAAATGAAAAAGGCAAGTGGCTAGTGTGGGCAGACGAAACAGAAGTGCTGCGTCTGAGGAAAATCCGTCAGACCCCCAGAAGTGAAGTCAATCGTAACAAGTGGCTGGAACAGTTCACCAGCAAAAAGCCTTCAGGTTGA